One Mesorhizobium loti genomic window carries:
- a CDS encoding 3-oxoacyl-ACP reductase, producing MTERLAGRTALVTGAAQGIGKAIAARLAADGATVIVSDINAEGAKAAAAAIGGKARAIAADISDPASVKALFAEIQALTGGVDILVNNASIVPFVAWDDVDLDHWRKIIDVNLTGTFIVTRAGTDQMRAAGKAGRVISIASNTFFAGTPNMAAYVAAKGGVIGFTRALATELGKYNITANAVTPGLIESDGVKASPHNEAFGFVEMLQAMKGKGQPEHIADVVSFLASDDARWITGQTLNVDAGMVRH from the coding sequence ATGACTGAACGGCTTGCGGGAAGAACGGCCCTGGTTACAGGCGCCGCACAGGGTATCGGCAAGGCAATCGCCGCGCGGCTTGCCGCCGACGGGGCGACCGTCATCGTCAGCGATATCAATGCCGAAGGCGCCAAGGCTGCCGCCGCGGCGATCGGCGGAAAGGCGAGGGCTATCGCCGCCGACATTTCCGATCCGGCCTCGGTCAAGGCGCTCTTCGCCGAAATCCAGGCCCTGACCGGTGGCGTCGACATTCTGGTCAACAATGCCAGCATCGTGCCGTTCGTCGCCTGGGACGACGTCGATCTCGACCATTGGCGCAAGATCATCGACGTCAATCTGACAGGCACCTTCATCGTCACCCGCGCCGGCACGGACCAGATGCGTGCGGCAGGCAAGGCCGGGCGGGTGATCAGCATCGCCTCCAACACCTTCTTTGCCGGCACACCGAACATGGCCGCCTATGTCGCGGCCAAGGGCGGCGTCATCGGCTTCACCAGGGCGCTGGCCACGGAACTCGGCAAATACAACATCACGGCGAACGCGGTGACACCCGGCCTGATCGAGAGCGACGGCGTCAAGGCAAGCCCGCACAACGAGGCGTTCGGCTTCGTCGAAATGCTGCAGGCGATGAAGGGCAAGGGCCAGCCGGAGCATATCGCCGATGTGGTTTCGTTCCTGGCCTCCGACGATGCGCGGTGGATCACCGGCCAGACGCTGAATGTCGACGCCGGGATGGTCAGGCACTAA
- a CDS encoding dihydrodipicolinate synthetase, whose protein sequence is MTPNVFSGCMPALMTPCTQDRQPDFDALVRKGRELIAAGMSAVVYCGSMGDWPLLTDEQRMEGVERLVKAGVPVIVGTGAVNTAKAVAHAAHAQKVGARGLMVIPRVLSRGPSVTAQRNHFKAILAAAPDLPAVIYNSPYYGFATRADLFFALRAEHPNLVGFKEFGGPSDLRYAAENITSRDDEVALMIGVDTAVFHGFVNCGASGAITGIGNVLPKEVLHLVGLSQAAAKGDVEARQRALELDAALAVLSSFDEGPDLVLYFKHMMVLKGAPEYKLHFNETDALTDSQRGYVEAQLKLFDSWYAQWSRQPGVIARYAA, encoded by the coding sequence ATGACCCCCAATGTTTTTTCCGGCTGCATGCCGGCGTTGATGACCCCGTGCACGCAGGACCGCCAGCCCGACTTCGATGCGCTGGTGCGCAAGGGACGCGAGCTGATCGCGGCCGGCATGTCGGCCGTGGTCTATTGCGGCTCGATGGGTGACTGGCCGCTCTTGACCGACGAGCAGCGCATGGAAGGCGTCGAGCGCCTGGTGAAGGCCGGCGTGCCGGTGATCGTCGGAACCGGCGCGGTCAACACCGCCAAGGCCGTTGCGCATGCCGCACACGCCCAGAAGGTCGGCGCTCGCGGCCTGATGGTGATCCCGCGCGTTCTGTCGCGCGGGCCTTCGGTGACGGCGCAGCGCAACCATTTCAAGGCGATCCTCGCCGCCGCACCCGACCTGCCCGCGGTCATCTACAACAGCCCCTATTACGGCTTTGCCACGCGCGCGGACCTGTTCTTCGCGCTGCGCGCCGAACACCCGAACCTGGTCGGCTTCAAGGAGTTTGGCGGCCCGTCGGATCTGCGCTACGCGGCGGAAAACATCACCAGCCGCGACGATGAGGTGGCGCTGATGATCGGCGTCGACACCGCCGTCTTCCACGGCTTCGTCAATTGCGGCGCGTCCGGCGCCATCACCGGCATCGGCAACGTCCTGCCGAAGGAGGTGCTGCACCTTGTGGGCTTGAGCCAGGCCGCGGCCAAGGGCGACGTCGAGGCCCGCCAGCGCGCGCTGGAACTGGACGCCGCGCTCGCCGTGCTGTCCTCCTTCGACGAGGGCCCCGACCTGGTGCTCTATTTCAAGCACATGATGGTGCTGAAGGGCGCTCCTGAATACAAGCTGCACTTCAACGAGACGGATGCCCTGACCGACAGCCAGCGCGGCTATGTCGAGGCGCAACTCAAGCTGTTCGACAGCTGGTATGCCCAGTGGTCGAGGCAACCCGGCGTGATTGCCAGATACGCAGCCTGA
- a CDS encoding proline racemase, with protein sequence MRSKTSIHVVGCHAEGEVGDVIIGGVLPPAGRTMMDKMITMERDHDHIRRMLICEPRGSVARHVNLLVPSTREDCAAGAIIMEPTEYPPMSGSNTICIATVLLETGMVPMQEPETRFKLDMPGGVIEVRAECRDGKCVSITFRNAPAFAERLDAAIEVEGLGTLTVDIAYGGMFYAIVDAKALGFSVAPDEARELAVAGEKVRRAAREQLDVVHPEFDHVRGVSIVQFAMPFQGPGNVTRNTCIVSPGRSDRSPTGTGTSARMAVLQARGLMGVGDVLIHESIIGSRFTGRIVELTEVAGRKAIVPEITGRAWITGEHSYYLDPTDPYPQGYVLSDTWGTSTSVKQ encoded by the coding sequence ATGCGCAGCAAAACCAGCATCCATGTCGTCGGCTGCCATGCCGAAGGCGAAGTCGGCGACGTCATCATTGGCGGCGTGTTGCCGCCGGCGGGCCGCACGATGATGGACAAGATGATCACGATGGAACGCGATCACGATCATATCAGGCGCATGCTGATCTGCGAGCCGCGCGGCAGCGTGGCGCGCCATGTCAATCTGCTGGTTCCCTCGACGCGCGAGGATTGCGCCGCCGGCGCCATCATCATGGAGCCGACGGAATATCCGCCGATGTCCGGTTCCAACACCATATGCATCGCCACGGTGCTGCTCGAGACCGGCATGGTGCCGATGCAGGAGCCCGAGACGCGCTTCAAGCTCGACATGCCGGGCGGGGTCATCGAGGTGCGCGCCGAATGCCGCGACGGCAAATGCGTCTCGATCACCTTCCGCAACGCGCCGGCCTTCGCCGAACGTCTCGATGCCGCCATCGAGGTTGAAGGGCTGGGCACGCTCACCGTCGACATCGCCTATGGCGGCATGTTCTACGCCATCGTCGACGCCAAGGCGCTCGGCTTTTCGGTCGCCCCCGACGAGGCGCGCGAGTTGGCGGTGGCCGGCGAGAAGGTCCGCCGGGCCGCGCGCGAACAGCTCGATGTCGTCCATCCGGAATTCGACCATGTGCGCGGCGTGTCGATCGTGCAGTTCGCCATGCCGTTCCAGGGGCCGGGCAACGTCACGCGCAACACCTGCATCGTCTCGCCGGGCCGCTCGGACCGCAGCCCGACGGGAACCGGGACATCGGCCCGCATGGCCGTGCTGCAAGCCCGGGGCTTGATGGGCGTCGGCGACGTGCTGATCCATGAATCGATCATCGGCTCGCGCTTCACCGGCAGGATCGTGGAACTGACGGAAGTCGCAGGGCGTAAGGCGATCGTTCCGGAGATCACCGGCCGGGCCTGGATCACCGGCGAGCACAGCTACTATCTCGATCCGACCGATCCTTATCCCCAGGGTTATGTGCTGTCGGATACCTGGGGCACCTCCACTTCGGTGAAGCAGTAG
- a CDS encoding dioxygenase has protein sequence MEAHEKGFFTEANSVEVVTGRNKNARSERLKAVMEVITRKLHEAVKEIEPTQEEWFEAILFLTKTGQLSTEWRQEFILLSDVLGVSMLVDAINNRKPSGASESTVLGPFHLADAPELPMGANICLDQKGEDMFIHGRILDTEGKPIANAVLDVWQANDEGFYDVQQKGIQPDFNLRGVFRTGADGRYWFRAVKPKFYPIPDDGTVGKLLHALGRHPYRPAHLHYILKADGFETLTTHIFDPDDPYINSDAVFGVKESLLAEFRRIDDPSRARDYAFDNPFWDVEHDFILARPRPA, from the coding sequence ATGGAAGCGCACGAAAAGGGCTTCTTCACCGAGGCGAATTCGGTCGAGGTCGTCACCGGCCGCAACAAGAACGCCAGGAGCGAACGGCTGAAGGCGGTGATGGAGGTCATCACGCGGAAACTGCATGAGGCGGTCAAGGAGATCGAGCCGACGCAGGAGGAATGGTTCGAGGCGATCCTGTTCCTGACCAAAACAGGCCAGCTCTCCACCGAATGGCGGCAGGAGTTTATCCTGTTGTCGGATGTGCTCGGCGTTTCGATGCTGGTCGACGCCATCAACAACCGCAAACCCTCGGGCGCTTCGGAATCTACGGTGCTCGGGCCATTCCATCTGGCCGACGCACCGGAACTGCCGATGGGCGCCAACATCTGCCTCGATCAGAAGGGCGAGGACATGTTCATCCATGGCCGCATCCTCGACACCGAGGGCAAGCCGATCGCCAATGCGGTGCTCGACGTCTGGCAGGCCAATGACGAAGGGTTCTACGACGTGCAGCAGAAGGGCATCCAGCCCGACTTCAATCTGCGCGGTGTCTTCCGCACCGGTGCCGACGGCCGCTATTGGTTCCGCGCGGTGAAGCCGAAATTCTACCCGATCCCTGACGACGGCACGGTCGGCAAGCTGTTGCACGCGCTTGGCCGCCATCCCTACCGGCCGGCGCATCTGCATTACATTCTCAAGGCCGATGGTTTCGAGACGCTGACCACCCACATCTTCGATCCGGACGATCCCTACATCAATTCGGATGCCGTGTTCGGGGTGAAGGAGAGCCTGCTGGCAGAGTTCAGACGCATCGACGATCCGTCGCGCGCCAGGGATTATGCGTTCGACAATCCCTTCTGGGACGTCGAGCACGATTTCATCCTGGCGCGGCCTCGGCCCGCTTGA
- a CDS encoding monooxygenase FAD-binding, with amino-acid sequence MADITTDVLTIGTGPAGSATAALLSTYGVENMVINRYRWLAATPRAHITNQRTMEVLRDLGRDVEAEAYMHATEQDLMGENVFCTSLAGEEIGRMRSWGKHPLSRAEHLLSSPSHMNDLPQTFMEPLLFKTACSRGTQARMSTEYLSHVQDADGVTTTCRDRLTGKDITIRSKYLVGADGGNSLVAEHAGLPFEGKMGVGGSMNILFKADLSKYVAHRPSVLYWVVQPGADVGGIGMGLVRMIRPWNEWLIVWGYDINQPAPKVDEAFARKVARDLVGDPELEIEIQSVSTWTVNNMYATETSKGRVFCMGDAIHRHPPSNGLGSNTSIQDGFNLAWKLAHVVKGKAGPKLLDSYSQERAPVARQIVTRANKSIEEFGPIFKALGLLDSIDPVKMQCNMDARCDDTPAAEAQRAKIRETIASKVYEFDAHGVEMNQRYRSNAIVTDGQQEPAFDRDAELHHQPTSWPGARLPHVWVHSDRGDKVSTLDLTGHGKFTVLTGIGGQGWLDAAKAVGKELGIDITGHLIGPRQPWQDFSGDWARAREIRDSGVLLVRPDQHVAWRKDAISSDPTADLRRALTSILDR; translated from the coding sequence ATGGCTGACATCACCACCGACGTGCTGACCATCGGCACCGGGCCCGCGGGCTCGGCGACGGCAGCGCTGCTTTCGACCTATGGCGTCGAGAACATGGTCATCAACCGCTACCGCTGGCTGGCCGCGACGCCTCGCGCGCACATCACCAACCAGCGCACGATGGAGGTGCTGCGCGACCTCGGAAGGGATGTCGAGGCGGAAGCCTATATGCATGCCACCGAGCAGGATCTGATGGGCGAGAACGTGTTCTGCACGTCGCTGGCCGGCGAGGAGATCGGCCGCATGCGCAGTTGGGGCAAGCATCCGCTCAGCCGTGCCGAGCATCTCTTGTCCTCGCCTTCGCACATGAACGATTTGCCGCAGACCTTCATGGAGCCGCTTCTGTTCAAGACAGCCTGTTCGCGCGGCACGCAAGCGCGGATGTCGACCGAATACCTTTCCCATGTCCAGGATGCCGACGGCGTCACCACGACCTGCCGAGACCGGCTGACCGGCAAGGACATCACCATCCGCTCGAAATATCTGGTTGGCGCCGATGGCGGCAATTCGCTGGTCGCCGAACATGCCGGTCTGCCCTTCGAAGGCAAGATGGGCGTAGGCGGCTCGATGAACATCCTGTTCAAGGCCGACCTGTCGAAATACGTCGCCCACCGGCCGTCAGTGCTCTATTGGGTGGTGCAGCCGGGCGCCGATGTCGGTGGCATTGGCATGGGCCTGGTGCGCATGATCCGGCCGTGGAACGAGTGGCTGATCGTCTGGGGCTACGACATCAACCAGCCGGCACCGAAGGTCGACGAGGCCTTCGCGAGAAAAGTGGCGCGTGATCTGGTCGGCGATCCCGAGCTCGAAATCGAGATCCAGTCCGTATCGACCTGGACCGTCAACAACATGTACGCCACTGAGACCTCCAAGGGCCGCGTGTTCTGCATGGGCGATGCCATCCACCGCCACCCGCCATCGAATGGGCTAGGCTCCAACACATCGATCCAGGACGGTTTCAATCTCGCCTGGAAGCTTGCCCATGTCGTCAAGGGCAAGGCCGGCCCAAAACTGCTCGACAGCTATTCACAGGAGCGCGCGCCGGTCGCCAGGCAGATCGTCACCCGCGCCAACAAGTCGATCGAGGAATTCGGCCCGATCTTCAAGGCGCTTGGCCTGCTCGATTCCATCGACCCGGTGAAGATGCAGTGCAATATGGACGCGCGCTGCGACGACACGCCGGCGGCCGAAGCGCAACGCGCCAAGATACGCGAAACCATCGCTTCAAAAGTCTATGAATTCGACGCCCATGGCGTCGAGATGAACCAGCGCTACAGGTCGAATGCCATCGTCACCGACGGCCAGCAGGAGCCGGCTTTCGACAGAGACGCCGAATTGCACCACCAGCCGACCTCCTGGCCGGGCGCGCGTCTGCCGCATGTCTGGGTGCATTCGGATCGAGGCGACAAGGTCTCGACGCTCGATCTGACCGGGCACGGCAAATTCACCGTGCTGACCGGCATTGGCGGCCAAGGCTGGCTCGACGCGGCCAAGGCAGTCGGCAAGGAATTGGGCATCGACATTACGGGGCATCTCATCGGCCCGCGCCAGCCTTGGCAGGACTTTTCCGGCGACTGGGCGCGCGCCCGCGAGATCCGCGACAGCGGCGTGCTTTTGGTGCGGCCCGACCAGCATGTAGCCTGGCGCAAGGACGCCATCAGCAGCGATCCGACGGCGGATCTGCGCCGCGCCCTGACATCAATTCTGGACAGGTGA
- a CDS encoding inner-membrane translocator: MTYVTIPHWKVETRTKASATFAIVAALLILLAFAAPLFASRSVLQDLFFILTMLVLAQNWNLLAGYAGLVSVGQQAFVGFGAYAMFALVILAGLDPLAAILLAGIASALLAVPTAFFLFRLQGAYFAIGSWVIAEVVRLALAQWKMLGGGTGTSLPREATRDMPALKLVGELFGVKSSEAGDILTYWLALLLAIATIGLVYRLLRSKQGLGLAAVRDNQEAARSVGVDARRMKTLVYLAAAFGTGLCGALIYVQKARISPDAAFSVVDWTAYVIFIVVVGGIGTIEGPIVGVIVFYLLQNLLADYGSWYLLILGLIGIVIMLFAPRGLWGLFAERTGIQLFPVRRRLTGGPEPLAKKGGPHG, encoded by the coding sequence ATGACCTACGTCACAATCCCGCACTGGAAAGTCGAGACCCGAACCAAAGCATCGGCGACATTCGCCATCGTCGCCGCGCTCCTCATCCTGCTCGCTTTCGCCGCGCCGCTCTTCGCTTCACGCAGCGTGCTGCAGGACCTGTTCTTCATCCTCACCATGCTGGTGCTGGCGCAGAACTGGAACTTGCTCGCAGGCTATGCCGGGCTGGTCTCGGTCGGCCAACAGGCCTTTGTCGGCTTCGGCGCCTACGCCATGTTTGCCCTGGTGATCCTCGCCGGGCTCGACCCGCTGGCCGCGATCCTGCTCGCCGGCATTGCCAGCGCCTTGCTTGCCGTCCCGACCGCCTTCTTCCTGTTTCGCTTGCAGGGCGCCTATTTCGCCATCGGCAGCTGGGTCATCGCCGAAGTCGTGCGGCTGGCGCTGGCGCAGTGGAAGATGCTGGGCGGCGGCACCGGCACCTCGCTGCCGCGCGAAGCGACCCGCGACATGCCGGCACTGAAACTGGTTGGTGAGCTGTTCGGCGTCAAATCGTCCGAAGCCGGCGATATCCTCACCTACTGGCTGGCGCTGCTGCTGGCCATCGCCACGATCGGCCTCGTCTACCGCCTGCTGCGCTCGAAGCAGGGGCTGGGGCTTGCCGCCGTGCGCGACAATCAGGAAGCGGCGCGATCGGTCGGCGTCGACGCGCGCCGCATGAAGACGCTGGTCTATCTGGCGGCGGCCTTCGGCACCGGTCTTTGCGGTGCGCTGATCTATGTGCAGAAGGCCCGCATCTCACCGGACGCCGCCTTCTCCGTCGTCGATTGGACCGCCTATGTCATCTTCATCGTCGTCGTCGGCGGCATCGGCACCATCGAGGGGCCGATCGTCGGCGTCATCGTCTTCTATCTTCTGCAAAACCTGCTGGCCGATTACGGCTCCTGGTATCTCTTGATCCTCGGACTGATCGGCATCGTCATCATGCTGTTTGCGCCGCGCGGCCTGTGGGGCCTGTTCGCCGAGCGCACCGGCATCCAGCTTTTTCCCGTTCGCCGCCGATTGACCGGCGGACCTGAACCATTAGCCAAAAAGGGAGGGCCGCATGGCTGA
- a CDS encoding ABC transporter permease → MAWLDTIIQGILLGGLYALFAAGLSLVFGIMRLVNLAHGDLIVLAAFLILMLVSALGLNPFVAALVAMPLMFAIGWALQFFLLNRTLGTDILPPLLVTFGLSIVIQNGLLEGFTADSRRISVGGLESASLALGPINVGVMPLLTLASAIAVIVGLNQLFYRTSLGRAFRATSDDPVTAGLMGIQPKRIFATATGIAMVVVTIAALYLGTRANFDPTIGPARLIYAFEAVIIGGLGSLWGTLAGGIVIGIAQTFGAAINPEWQILAGHLAFLLVLLVRPRGLFPRALD, encoded by the coding sequence ATGGCGTGGCTCGACACCATCATCCAGGGCATTCTGCTTGGCGGCCTCTACGCTTTGTTCGCGGCGGGCCTCAGCCTGGTCTTCGGCATCATGCGGCTGGTCAATCTGGCGCATGGCGACTTGATCGTGCTCGCCGCCTTCCTGATCCTGATGCTGGTTTCGGCCCTTGGCCTCAATCCCTTCGTCGCCGCCCTGGTGGCAATGCCGCTGATGTTCGCGATCGGCTGGGCACTGCAATTCTTCTTGCTCAACCGCACGCTCGGCACCGACATATTGCCGCCGTTGCTCGTTACCTTCGGCCTGTCGATCGTCATCCAGAATGGCCTGCTCGAAGGTTTTACCGCCGACAGCCGACGCATTTCGGTTGGCGGACTGGAATCGGCGTCGCTGGCACTCGGCCCGATCAATGTCGGCGTCATGCCGCTGTTGACCCTGGCTTCGGCCATCGCGGTGATTGTCGGGCTGAACCAACTCTTCTACCGCACGTCGCTCGGTCGCGCCTTCCGCGCCACCTCCGACGATCCGGTCACAGCCGGGCTGATGGGCATCCAGCCAAAGCGGATTTTCGCCACCGCCACCGGCATCGCCATGGTGGTGGTGACGATCGCCGCGCTTTATCTCGGCACGCGCGCCAATTTCGATCCAACCATCGGCCCGGCGCGGCTGATCTACGCTTTCGAGGCGGTGATCATCGGCGGTCTCGGCTCGCTGTGGGGGACGCTCGCCGGCGGCATCGTCATCGGCATCGCCCAAACCTTTGGCGCCGCGATCAATCCGGAATGGCAGATTCTGGCCGGGCACCTGGCCTTCCTGTTGGTACTGCTGGTCAGGCCGCGTGGCCTGTTTCCGCGTGCGCTGGATTGA
- a CDS encoding high-affinity branched-chain amino acid ABC transporter ATP-binding protein yields the protein MALLETRNLTARYGDFQALFGVDIALNQGETIAIIGANGAGKTTLMRSISGILANQPDAVLFDGEKIGALPAPDIVARGIAIVPEGRKLFPSLSVEENLLIGRYGRAVEGHWSLDTVYALFPILRERRGNPGTALSGGQQQMVAIGRALMSNPRVLLCDEISLGLAPVVIKDIYAAFPRIRAAGASIVMVEQDIGQALMVADRVYCMMEGRITLSGAPSDLTREKIHAAYFGVA from the coding sequence ATGGCGCTGCTCGAGACCAGGAACCTCACCGCGCGCTATGGCGACTTCCAGGCACTGTTCGGCGTCGACATCGCGCTGAACCAGGGCGAGACCATAGCCATCATCGGCGCCAACGGCGCCGGCAAGACGACGCTGATGCGCTCGATATCAGGCATATTGGCCAACCAGCCCGATGCGGTGCTGTTCGACGGTGAGAAGATCGGCGCCCTGCCCGCTCCCGACATCGTCGCGCGCGGCATTGCCATCGTGCCCGAAGGGCGAAAACTGTTTCCCTCGCTCAGCGTCGAGGAGAACCTTCTCATTGGCCGCTATGGCCGCGCGGTCGAAGGACATTGGAGTCTCGACACCGTCTACGCGCTATTCCCGATCCTGAGGGAGAGACGTGGCAATCCGGGCACGGCGCTGTCCGGCGGCCAGCAGCAGATGGTGGCGATCGGTCGCGCGCTGATGTCCAACCCGCGCGTGCTGCTGTGCGACGAGATCAGCCTTGGCCTGGCGCCGGTCGTCATCAAGGATATCTACGCCGCCTTCCCCCGCATCCGCGCCGCCGGCGCCTCGATCGTCATGGTCGAGCAGGACATCGGCCAGGCGCTGATGGTCGCCGACCGCGTCTACTGCATGATGGAGGGTCGCATCACGCTCTCCGGTGCGCCGTCGGATCTGACGCGCGAAAAGATCCACGCTGCGTATTTCGGGGTGGCCTGA
- a CDS encoding ATP-binding ABC transporter component — protein MAILALSNVSKRFGALTVADAVSFELGEGEALGIIGPNGAGKSTLFNLITGNISADAGTIVFDGREVTRLPPMQRCLAGVGRSFQIPQPFEKLTVFENLLVAGAFGAGKTEAEVGERCAEILVETGLIDRANHPAGTLSLLQRKRLELARALATEPRLLLLDEIAGGLTEGECGMLVDTIRTIHKGGMSIIWIEHVLHALNSVVERLLVLNFGRVIGMGAPDAVMASREVREIYLGIEV, from the coding sequence ATGGCCATCCTCGCCCTCTCCAATGTGTCGAAACGCTTCGGCGCACTGACGGTCGCCGACGCGGTTTCGTTCGAACTTGGCGAGGGCGAGGCGCTGGGCATCATCGGCCCGAACGGCGCCGGCAAGTCGACGCTGTTCAACCTGATCACCGGCAACATATCGGCCGATGCCGGCACCATCGTCTTCGACGGCCGCGAGGTGACACGACTGCCGCCGATGCAACGTTGCCTTGCCGGCGTCGGCCGCTCTTTCCAGATCCCGCAACCCTTCGAGAAACTGACCGTGTTCGAGAACCTGCTGGTCGCCGGTGCCTTCGGGGCAGGCAAGACTGAAGCCGAGGTCGGTGAGCGTTGCGCCGAGATCCTGGTCGAGACAGGACTGATCGACCGCGCCAATCATCCAGCGGGGACCTTGAGCCTATTGCAGCGCAAGCGGCTGGAACTTGCCCGCGCGCTTGCGACCGAGCCGCGGCTGCTGTTGCTGGACGAAATCGCCGGCGGCCTGACCGAAGGCGAATGCGGCATGCTGGTCGACACCATCCGCACCATCCACAAAGGTGGCATGTCGATCATCTGGATCGAGCATGTGCTGCACGCGCTGAACTCGGTGGTCGAACGGCTGCTGGTGCTCAATTTCGGCAGGGTTATCGGCATGGGCGCGCCCGATGCCGTGATGGCGTCGCGCGAGGTCCGCGAAATCTATCTCGGGATCGAAGTCTGA
- a CDS encoding ABC transporter substrate-binding protein, which translates to MITRREFIRNTAATGLLAGGLPMPAIAQSAPIKLGYVSPQSGPLAAFAEADKFIIDGFMAATKAAGLNYEVVVKDSQSNPNRAAEVAKELIVNDKVNLMLVASTPETTNPVATTCEAEEVPCLSTVAPWQPWFIGQQGNPSDPASWKPFNYAYHFFWGLEDVIAVFTNMWAQVETNKKVGGLFPNDGDGNAWGDGTVGFPPVLAKGGYGLTDTGRYQNLTDDFSAQINAFKGASCEIITGVMIPPDFTTFWNQAKQQGFAPKVASIGKALLFPQSVEALGKSGHNLSSEVWWTPNHPFKSSLTGESSAQVADGFTKATGRQWTQPIGFVHALFEIAVDVMKRAGEAGDGDKVAAAIAATKLDTLVGPIAWDGAKLPPFAAKNIAKTPLVGGQWRLKDGGGYDLVITDNKTAPNIPTGGKMEAIG; encoded by the coding sequence GTGATTACCAGACGCGAATTCATCCGGAATACGGCCGCCACCGGCCTGCTTGCCGGCGGCCTGCCCATGCCGGCGATCGCGCAGAGCGCGCCGATCAAGCTTGGCTATGTCAGCCCGCAATCCGGCCCGCTCGCCGCCTTCGCCGAGGCCGACAAATTCATCATCGACGGTTTTATGGCCGCCACCAAGGCCGCCGGCCTCAACTACGAGGTCGTGGTCAAGGACAGCCAGTCCAATCCCAACCGCGCGGCGGAAGTCGCCAAGGAATTGATCGTCAACGACAAGGTCAATCTGATGCTTGTCGCCTCGACGCCAGAGACCACCAATCCGGTCGCCACCACCTGCGAGGCCGAGGAAGTGCCGTGCCTGTCGACCGTGGCGCCCTGGCAGCCCTGGTTCATCGGCCAGCAAGGCAATCCCAGCGATCCCGCTTCGTGGAAGCCGTTCAACTACGCCTATCATTTCTTCTGGGGGCTGGAAGACGTCATAGCCGTCTTCACCAACATGTGGGCGCAGGTCGAGACCAACAAGAAGGTGGGCGGGCTCTTCCCCAATGATGGTGACGGCAATGCCTGGGGCGATGGCACGGTCGGCTTTCCGCCGGTGCTGGCCAAGGGCGGCTACGGGCTGACCGATACCGGCCGCTACCAGAACCTGACCGACGATTTTTCCGCGCAGATCAACGCCTTCAAGGGCGCGTCGTGCGAAATCATCACCGGCGTGATGATCCCGCCCGATTTCACCACTTTCTGGAACCAGGCCAAGCAGCAGGGTTTTGCGCCGAAGGTGGCCTCGATCGGCAAGGCGCTGCTGTTCCCGCAATCGGTCGAGGCGCTCGGCAAGTCCGGCCACAACCTGTCGTCGGAAGTCTGGTGGACACCCAACCACCCGTTCAAATCGTCGCTGACCGGAGAAAGCTCGGCGCAGGTGGCTGATGGCTTCACCAAGGCCACCGGCCGGCAGTGGACGCAGCCGATCGGCTTTGTCCACGCGCTGTTTGAGATCGCGGTGGATGTGATGAAGCGGGCGGGTGAAGCCGGCGACGGCGACAAGGTGGCGGCGGCGATTGCCGCAACCAAGCTCGACACGCTGGTCGGGCCGATCGCCTGGGACGGTGCCAAACTGCCGCCCTTTGCCGCCAAGAATATCGCCAAGACGCCGCTGGTCGGCGGCCAGTGGCGGCTGAAGGACGGCGGCGGCTATGACCTCGTCATCACCGACAACAAGACCGCGCCGAACATTCCGACCGGCGGCAAGATGGAAGCCATCGGCTAG